The Streptomyces sp. NBC_00510 genomic interval CACCGGCTGGCCGGTGCTGGTCTCGCTGTCCAACAAGGACTTCGTGGGCGAGACCCTGGACCGCCCCGTCAAGGAGCGGCTGATCGGCACCCTGGCGACGACCGCCGTCTCGGCGTGGCTCGGCGCCCGGGTGTACCGGGTGCACGAGGTCGCCGAGACCCGTCAGGTGCTGGACATGGTGGCCTCGATCGCGGGACACCGGCCCCCGGCGGTCGCCCGGCGGGGGCTGGCGTAGGGCCCGCGGTTCAGTCGCCGATCTCCTTGGTCACCAGGGCGACCGCCTCGTCGACGTCGTCCGTGACGTGGAGGAGTTCCAGGTCGACCGGGGACGCCTTGCCGCCGTCCACGACGGTGTTGCGGACCCAGTCGACCAGGCCGCGCCAGTAGGCGGAGCCGAACAGGACGATGGGGAACTGCGTGACCTTGCGGGTCTGGACCAGCGTGAGGGCCTCGAAGAGCTCGTCGAGGGTGCCGAAGCCGCCCGGCAGGACGATGAACCCGGAGGCGTACTTCACGAACATCGTCTTGCGGACGAAGAAGTAGCGGAAGTTCACGCCGATGTCGACGTAGGGGTTGAGCCCCTGCTCGAAGGGGAGCTCGATGCCCAGGCCCACCGAGACCCCGCCGGCCTCGCAGGCACCCCGGTTGGCCGCCTCCATGGCCCCGGGGCCGCCGCCGGTGATGACGGCGAAGCCCGCCTCGGCCAGGGCGCGGCCGATGCGGACGCCGATCTCGTAGTCGGCCGAGCCCTCCGCCATACGGGCGGAACCGAAGACGCTGACCGCCCTGCCGAGTTCGGCGAGCGCGCCGAAGCCCTCGACGAACTCCGACTGGATGCGCATCACGCGCCACGGGTCCCCGTGGACCCAGTCCGAGGGTCCGCGGGTGTCCAGCAACCGCTGGTCGGTCGTGGACTTCTGCACCTGGCCCCGGCGCCGTACGACGGGACCGGTGTGGCGCTCGGGCCAGCCGCGCCCCGTGGGGCTGCCCTCCGCCGCGGCTGTCTCGGCGGCGGACGCCTCCTCCGCGTCACTGTCCATGTCGCGCTCCTTTCGCTGCCGTCCGGTCAGGGTACGACCGCGTCCGCCGGGCGGATCAAGAACGCGCCGCTGAATTGCTCGTTACGACAGCCAGGCGCGCAGCTTCTCCTCCGCCTCCAGGACGGCGGCGACGGCGACGTGCTCCTCGCGGGTGTGGGCGAGCCGGGGGTCGCCGGGGCCGTAGTTCACGGCCGGGACGCCCAGCGCGGAGAAGCGGGCCACGTCGGTCCAGGCCTCCTTGGGCGCGGGCTCGGTGCCGATGGCCTCGACGAAGGCGGCCGCCGCGGGGTGGGACAGGCCCGGCAGGGCGCCGGGGGCGCTGTCGGTCAGCCGCACGTCGTAGCCCTCGAAGACCTCGCGGACGTGGGCGAACGCCTCGGCCTCGGAACGGTCGGGGGCGAAGCGGAAGTTGACGATCACCGCGCAGGAGTCGGGGATCACGTTCCCGGCGTGACCGCCCTCGATCATGACGGCGTTGAGGCCCTCGCGGTAGGTGAGGCCGTCGACGACCGCCTGCCGCGGCTCGTAGGCGGCGAGCCGGGCCAGCACGGGCGCGGCCTTGTGGATGGCGTTCTCGCCCAGCCAGCTGCGCGCGGAGTGGGCGCGGCGGCCGGTGGTCTCCACCCGGAACCTCAGGGTGCCCTGGCAGCCGCCCTCGACCTTTGCGTCGGTGGGCTCCAGCAGGACGGCGAAGTCGCCGGCGAGCCACTCCGGGTGGTTCTCGGCGAGCCGCTTGAGGCCGTTGTGCTCCGCCGCGATCTCCTCGGCGTCGTAGAAGACGAAGGTCAGGTCGCGGTTGGGCTCGGTGAGGGTCGCGGCGAGCCGCAGCTGGACGGCGACCCCGGACTTCATGTCGGAGGTGCCGCAGCCCCACAGGACGCCGTCCTCGTCGAGGCGGGAGGGCACGTTCGCGGCGATCGGCACGGTGTCCAGGTGACCGGCGAGTACGACGCGCTCGGCCCGGCCGAGCCGTGTGCGGGCGACGACGGCGTCCCCGTCCCGGTCCACCGTGAGGTGGGGCAGGGCGCGCAGGGCGCTCTCCACGGCGTCCGCCAGCGGCTTCTCGGCGAGGCTGACGGAGGGGATGTCGACGAGCTGCGCCGTCACGGCGGCGGCGTCCTGACTGAGATCGAGCACGGGCCGTTCCATGCCGCCGACCCTACCGGGGGCCTGACGAGGCCACCGGCACAGCGGGCTTCGGTACGGTGTGCGCGTGCCGAAGCCACCGTCGACCTCGACACCCGCCGCAAGTGCCCCCCGCAGGCGGGGGCGCGCAGCCCGTCTGATCACCGCAGGACTGGTCCTGCTGGGGGTCGCGGGCTACTCCGCGTACCACCTGGCCGGCGTCGGCGGCGGTCCGCGCCATCCGGCCTGCACGGTCACCACGGAGGCCGGCAGCCTGACCCTGGAGCCCCAGCAGGCGGCGAACGCCTCGACGATCGCCGCGGTGGCGACCTCGCGCGGGCTGCCGGAGCGGGCGGTGACGATAGCGCTGGCCACGTCCATGCAGGAGTCGGCGCTCCGCAATCTCGACCACGGGGACCGCGACTCGGTGGGCCTGTTCCAGCAGCGCCCTTCGCAGGGCTGGGGCACGGCCGCGCAGATCATGGACCCGGTCTACGCCTCCAACGAATTCTTCGACGGCCTGGTGAAGATCCACGGCTATTCCCGGCTGCCCCTCACGGTGGCCGCCCAGAAAGTGCAGAAGAGCGGCTTCCCTCAGGCGTACGCCAAGCACGAGGCGGACGCCGCGCTGCTGGCCGGCGCGCTGACCGGCCGGCACGCCGGGGCGCTCACCTGCGTCACCCCGGTGGCCGCG includes:
- a CDS encoding TIGR00730 family Rossman fold protein, coding for MDSDAEEASAAETAAAEGSPTGRGWPERHTGPVVRRRGQVQKSTTDQRLLDTRGPSDWVHGDPWRVMRIQSEFVEGFGALAELGRAVSVFGSARMAEGSADYEIGVRIGRALAEAGFAVITGGGPGAMEAANRGACEAGGVSVGLGIELPFEQGLNPYVDIGVNFRYFFVRKTMFVKYASGFIVLPGGFGTLDELFEALTLVQTRKVTQFPIVLFGSAYWRGLVDWVRNTVVDGGKASPVDLELLHVTDDVDEAVALVTKEIGD
- the dapE gene encoding succinyl-diaminopimelate desuccinylase gives rise to the protein MERPVLDLSQDAAAVTAQLVDIPSVSLAEKPLADAVESALRALPHLTVDRDGDAVVARTRLGRAERVVLAGHLDTVPIAANVPSRLDEDGVLWGCGTSDMKSGVAVQLRLAATLTEPNRDLTFVFYDAEEIAAEHNGLKRLAENHPEWLAGDFAVLLEPTDAKVEGGCQGTLRFRVETTGRRAHSARSWLGENAIHKAAPVLARLAAYEPRQAVVDGLTYREGLNAVMIEGGHAGNVIPDSCAVIVNFRFAPDRSEAEAFAHVREVFEGYDVRLTDSAPGALPGLSHPAAAAFVEAIGTEPAPKEAWTDVARFSALGVPAVNYGPGDPRLAHTREEHVAVAAVLEAEEKLRAWLS
- a CDS encoding heavy metal transporter, whose product is MPKPPSTSTPAASAPRRRGRAARLITAGLVLLGVAGYSAYHLAGVGGGPRHPACTVTTEAGSLTLEPQQAANASTIAAVATSRGLPERAVTIALATSMQESALRNLDHGDRDSVGLFQQRPSQGWGTAAQIMDPVYASNEFFDGLVKIHGYSRLPLTVAAQKVQKSGFPQAYAKHEADAALLAGALTGRHAGALTCVTPVAAGAVSGGDPAKVRERLVREFGADVAPRTTETPADPDDEAARDAKNGARGGGPARRTVAVPSAPARNEARGDKGRRGWELAQWAVAHAHELKVEKVSFGNREWSAEASDRGWTASNSDAAHGAGGDVRITVAQ